Within the Micromonospora citrea genome, the region CGATGACCTCCGGCTTGCTGACCACTGCCGAGTCGGTCCAGAGGAAGAGCTGCCGGAGCTGGAGCTGGGCCCGTACGGTGCCCATGCCGGTGGGTGCCGCGCCCATGACGGCCACGGGCTTGTGCGCCAGAGGCGACACCCACGAGGTGATCGGGAAGCTCGGCCGGGACGCCCAGTCGAGCGCGTTCTTGAGCACGCCCGGCACGCCGTAGTTGTACTCCGGGGTGGCGATCAGCAGCGCGTCCGCCGCCGCGATCCGCTCCCGCAGGTCCGTCACGGGCGCCGGCGGCTCGGCCTCGACGTCCTCGTTGAACGGCGGGATCGCGCCGAGGCCCTCGTAGCGCTCGATGGTCATGCCCTCGGGGGCGAGGCGCCGGGCGGCGTGG harbors:
- a CDS encoding NADPH-dependent FMN reductase, with product MSDISVLALSGSLRDASFNTALIHAARRLAPEGMTIERYEGLGAIPPFNEDVEAEPPAPVTDLRERIAAADALLIATPEYNYGVPGVLKNALDWASRPSFPITSWVSPLAHKPVAVMGAAPTGMGTVRAQLQLRQLFLWTDSAVVSKPEVIVTNAHEKIGPDGTIRDETTEALLRGLLDALATRTRITRLATAAA